One part of the Helicobacter cetorum MIT 99-5656 genome encodes these proteins:
- a CDS encoding DUF2443 family protein, with protein sequence MFEKIRKILADIEDAQSEIEMLLKLANLNLGDFIEIKRGSMDMPSSVNEAFFAQLSEEVEHLKDLINALNKIKKELLVF encoded by the coding sequence ATGTTTGAAAAAATACGCAAGATTTTGGCGGATATTGAAGATGCACAGAGTGAAATTGAAATGCTTTTGAAATTAGCGAATTTGAATTTGGGGGATTTTATTGAGATTAAAAGAGGGAGTATGGATATGCCTAGTAGCGTAAATGAAGCATTTTTTGCACAATTAAGCGAAGAAGTGGAGCATTTAAAGGACTTGATAAATGCTTTAAATAAAATTAAAAAAGAATTGTTGGTGTTTTAA
- a CDS encoding DNA-methyltransferase yields MKKYIPYTKNPVQGQAILDNFTRTQRLLKYRSNNEVFYRIKRGMPLYEVQSIEKVGEIDKKSENLLIRGECVSACAYLKEQGIKVDLVYIDPPFASGADYAKKVYLRKNPKLAQKITEKELQIDELKAFEEIMYGDIWKKEDYLNWMYENLQAIKSIMSETASIYMHLDNNIVHYVKILMDEVFGEDSFKTMITWDTTASTIGFKGNGKNWTYKSNYILYYVNGEDYVFNKEYEKTLNYSIDEKGLWHTIGENESGKEVQVSNIWMDMPGLGSSFAVNTQSVNYATQKPEALLERIIKASSNESMLVADFFGGSGVLAKVAHDLKRKFIHCDIGINSIQTARDRLIKNKAHFEILEIKDGINLFRNPKQTMDKLARLITGLQKNPTGLSDFWFGCLEDSKLGTIPVYVPNLLDSKQKVLDMVTINQIINLELQEIPFEVEKIIVYFVDIENEKELKKFIKENNATLIEIELRDLKNLLCESIVDDEIEFSCKELANNHFKIEITNFISDTLLQKMKDFNQKGSLQAIQNEKNFSPIQISENGLELIELISLDCENSHGVWVSSTEIKIDKLGFVIKNGVKTKEFWDGTITSTKKPLRIKVRNICGDEIVRSISF; encoded by the coding sequence ATGAAAAAATACATACCCTACACCAAAAATCCTGTTCAAGGGCAAGCTATTTTAGATAATTTCACTCGTACACAAAGACTATTAAAATATCGTAGTAATAATGAAGTTTTTTACCGCATTAAAAGGGGGATGCCTTTATATGAAGTTCAAAGTATAGAAAAAGTAGGCGAAATAGATAAAAAAAGCGAAAATTTGTTAATTCGTGGGGAATGCGTGAGCGCTTGTGCTTATCTCAAAGAACAAGGTATCAAAGTAGATTTAGTCTATATTGACCCTCCTTTTGCAAGTGGGGCAGATTATGCAAAAAAAGTCTATCTGCGTAAAAACCCTAAATTAGCTCAAAAAATCACTGAAAAAGAATTGCAAATAGATGAGTTAAAAGCGTTTGAAGAAATTATGTATGGCGATATCTGGAAAAAAGAAGATTACCTCAACTGGATGTATGAAAATCTTCAAGCGATTAAAAGCATAATGAGCGAAACCGCTAGCATTTATATGCACTTAGATAACAACATTGTTCATTATGTAAAAATCTTAATGGATGAAGTGTTTGGGGAAGACTCTTTTAAAACCATGATTACTTGGGATACCACAGCTTCAACGATTGGCTTTAAAGGTAATGGTAAAAATTGGACATACAAATCAAATTACATTCTTTATTATGTAAATGGCGAGGATTATGTCTTTAACAAAGAATACGAAAAAACGCTTAATTACAGCATTGATGAAAAAGGTCTTTGGCACACTATTGGTGAAAACGAATCTGGAAAAGAAGTGCAAGTCTCTAATATTTGGATGGATATGCCAGGTTTAGGCTCTTCATTTGCTGTTAATACACAATCTGTAAACTACGCCACGCAAAAACCCGAAGCTCTATTAGAACGCATTATTAAGGCAAGCTCTAATGAAAGCATGCTAGTCGCTGATTTCTTTGGAGGGAGTGGCGTTTTAGCAAAAGTGGCTCATGATTTGAAGAGGAAATTTATCCATTGCGATATAGGTATCAATAGCATACAAACAGCACGAGATAGGCTTATCAAAAATAAGGCTCATTTTGAAATTTTAGAAATTAAAGATGGCATCAATTTGTTTAGAAACCCTAAGCAAACCATGGATAAATTGGCAAGGCTCATCACAGGATTGCAAAAAAACCCAACAGGTCTTTCAGATTTTTGGTTTGGTTGTTTAGAAGACAGTAAGCTAGGCACTATTCCTGTATATGTGCCTAATCTACTTGATAGCAAGCAAAAGGTGCTTGATATGGTTACCATCAATCAAATTATTAATTTAGAATTGCAAGAGATTCCTTTTGAAGTGGAAAAAATCATTGTTTATTTTGTGGATATAGAGAATGAAAAAGAGTTGAAAAAGTTTATTAAAGAAAATAACGCCACTTTAATTGAAATAGAATTAAGAGATTTGAAAAATCTTTTGTGCGAAAGCATTGTTGATGACGAAATAGAATTTAGTTGCAAAGAACTAGCAAACAATCATTTTAAAATAGAAATCACAAATTTTATCAGCGACACTCTTTTGCAAAAAATGAAAGATTTCAACCAAAAAGGCTCCTTGCAAGCCATACAAAATGAAAAAAATTTTTCACCTATACAAATCAGTGAAAATGGCTTGGAACTGATAGAATTGATTTCTTTAGATTGTGAAAACTCTCATGGCGTTTGGGTTAGTAGCACTGAAATCAAAATAGATAAACTGGGTTTTGTAATTAAAAATGGAGTTAAAACCAAAGAATTTTGGGATGGCACCATCACAAGCACCAAAAAACCTTTGCGAATTAAAGTGCGAAACATTTGTGGCGATGAAATCGTGCGTTCAATTTCTTTTTAA
- a CDS encoding purine-nucleoside phosphorylase — translation MLLCAGRNEMLKGAMPIGVGLVESAINLTSICLKNPSIESLIFIGSAGSYSQEIELLSVFESVECYQIEESFSNLKSYTPLDNFIKVEYEEKALLKRVKLNSSNYIHTNEIFAKKMAQNGILLENMEFFSVLSVAKTFSLRAKGIFCVSNYVGTNAHKEFKENHAEVKRILENTLKG, via the coding sequence ATGTTACTTTGTGCTGGAAGAAATGAAATGTTAAAAGGGGCTATGCCGATAGGCGTGGGCTTAGTGGAAAGTGCGATAAATCTCACTTCAATATGCTTAAAAAATCCTAGTATAGAGAGCCTTATTTTTATAGGGAGTGCTGGGAGCTATAGTCAAGAAATTGAGCTTTTAAGCGTGTTTGAAAGTGTTGAATGCTATCAAATTGAAGAGAGTTTTAGTAACCTTAAGAGCTATACGCCTTTAGATAATTTTATTAAAGTGGAATATGAAGAGAAAGCTCTTTTAAAAAGAGTGAAACTTAATAGCAGTAATTACATTCATACTAATGAAATTTTTGCCAAAAAAATGGCTCAAAATGGGATTTTATTAGAAAACATGGAATTTTTTAGCGTGCTAAGTGTGGCTAAAACCTTTTCTTTAAGGGCTAAAGGGATTTTTTGTGTGAGTAATTATGTGGGAACTAACGCTCATAAGGAATTTAAAGAAAATCATGCTGAGGTCAAACGGATTTTAGAAAACACGCTTAAAGGATAG
- the dnaA gene encoding chromosomal replication initiator protein DnaA, translated as MNTNNNIEKEILELVKQKVSPIEYESYLSQLKYNSNASKSDIAFFYAPNMLLCKHIQSKYSPLLKEILSQNKIGMHLTHSVDVRIEVASKVQVSERPSINYKATKSSIKDSYTFENFVVGSCNHTVYEIAKEIAQSDTPPYNPVLFYGGTGLGKTHILNAIGNHALEKHKKVVLVTSEDFLRDFLKHLNNKTMDSFKEKYRNCDFFLLDDAQFLQGKPQLEEEFFHTFNELHANSKQIVLISDRSPKNIAGLEDRLKSRFEWGITAKIMPPDLETKLSIVKQKCQLNKITLPEDVMEYIAQNISDNIRQMEGAIIKISVNANLMNAQIDLNLAKTVLEDLQKDHAEGSSLENILLAVAQSLNLKSSEITNKKSSRQKNVALARKLVVYFARLYTPNPTLSLAQFLDLKDHSSISKSYSSIKKSLEEKNPFILSLREEIKNRLNELNDKKTTFSSCE; from the coding sequence ATGAATACCAACAACAATATTGAAAAAGAAATTTTAGAATTAGTGAAGCAAAAAGTTAGCCCCATAGAGTATGAGAGTTACTTGAGCCAGCTTAAATACAACTCTAATGCAAGCAAAAGTGATATTGCCTTTTTTTATGCTCCAAACATGCTTTTGTGTAAGCATATCCAATCCAAATACAGCCCCCTACTCAAAGAAATTTTAAGCCAAAATAAAATCGGCATGCATTTAACCCATAGCGTAGATGTGCGTATTGAAGTAGCTTCTAAAGTCCAAGTTAGTGAACGCCCTAGTATCAACTACAAAGCCACAAAATCTAGTATCAAAGACTCTTACACTTTTGAAAATTTTGTCGTCGGCTCATGCAATCACACCGTTTATGAAATCGCTAAAGAAATCGCACAAAGCGATACCCCCCCTTATAATCCGGTGCTTTTTTATGGTGGCACAGGGTTAGGCAAAACGCATATTTTAAACGCTATCGGCAACCATGCCCTAGAAAAGCATAAAAAAGTCGTGCTAGTAACTTCTGAAGATTTTTTAAGAGATTTCTTAAAACATTTAAACAATAAAACAATGGATTCTTTTAAGGAAAAATACCGCAATTGCGACTTTTTTTTACTAGATGACGCTCAATTTTTACAAGGAAAACCCCAGCTAGAAGAAGAATTTTTCCACACTTTCAACGAATTGCACGCTAATAGCAAGCAAATTGTATTGATTTCTGATAGGTCGCCTAAAAACATCGCCGGTTTAGAAGACCGCTTAAAATCTCGTTTTGAATGGGGTATAACCGCTAAAATTATGCCCCCTGATTTAGAAACCAAACTTTCTATCGTCAAACAAAAATGCCAGCTCAATAAAATCACTTTGCCTGAAGATGTGATGGAATACATCGCTCAAAATATCAGCGACAATATCCGCCAAATGGAAGGAGCGATTATCAAAATCAGTGTGAATGCAAACCTAATGAACGCTCAAATTGATTTGAATCTTGCTAAAACCGTTTTAGAAGATTTGCAAAAAGACCATGCTGAAGGTTCAAGCTTAGAAAACATCTTGCTCGCTGTCGCACAAAGCTTGAATCTCAAGTCTAGCGAAATAACAAATAAAAAATCTTCACGCCAAAAAAATGTCGCATTAGCCAGGAAATTAGTCGTGTATTTCGCAAGGCTCTATACCCCTAACCCTACGCTTTCACTCGCTCAATTTTTAGATTTGAAAGACCATTCAAGCATTTCTAAAAGCTACTCTAGCATTAAAAAATCGCTTGAAGAAAAAAACCCTTTTATCTTAAGCCTTAGAGAAGAAATCAAAAACCGCTTGAATGAACTGAATGACAAAAAAACAACTTTCAGTTCATGTGAATGA
- a CDS encoding exodeoxyribonuclease III translates to MKLISWNVNGLRACMNKGFMDFFTSVNADVFCIQESKMQQEQNTFDFKGYFDFWNCAIKKGYSGVVTFSKTEPLNVSYGIGIEEHDTEGRVVTCEFDKFYLVNVYTPNSQRALARLEYRMSWEVEFRKFLKNLELQKPVIVCGDLNVAHNEIDLENPKANRKNAGFSDEEREKFSELLNAGFIDTFRHFYPTKEKAYTWWSYMQQARDKNIGWRIDYFLCSKSLKTELKDAKIYENILGSDHCPVGLELA, encoded by the coding sequence TTGAAATTGATTTCATGGAATGTGAATGGCTTAAGAGCTTGCATGAATAAAGGCTTTATGGATTTTTTTACAAGCGTTAATGCTGATGTGTTTTGTATCCAAGAATCTAAAATGCAACAAGAGCAAAACACTTTTGATTTTAAAGGGTATTTTGATTTTTGGAATTGTGCGATTAAAAAGGGCTATTCAGGCGTAGTAACCTTTTCTAAAACAGAGCCTTTAAATGTGAGCTATGGCATAGGCATAGAAGAGCATGACACAGAAGGGCGAGTAGTAACTTGTGAATTTGATAAATTTTATTTAGTGAATGTCTATACCCCAAATTCGCAACGAGCTTTAGCAAGATTAGAGTATCGCATGAGTTGGGAAGTAGAGTTTAGAAAATTTTTAAAAAATTTAGAGCTTCAAAAGCCTGTGATTGTGTGTGGGGATTTGAATGTGGCTCATAATGAAATTGATTTAGAAAACCCTAAAGCTAACAGAAAAAACGCCGGCTTTAGCGATGAAGAGAGAGAAAAGTTTAGTGAGCTTTTAAACGCTGGCTTTATAGACACTTTTAGACATTTTTATCCTACTAAAGAAAAGGCTTATACTTGGTGGAGCTATATGCAACAAGCAAGAGATAAAAACATCGGCTGGCGGATTGATTATTTCCTATGTTCTAAGAGCTTAAAAACAGAGCTTAAAGACGCTAAGATTTATGAAAATATT
- the glmS gene encoding glutamine--fructose-6-phosphate transaminase (isomerizing): protein MCGIVGYIGNSEKKQILLEGLKELEYRGYDSAGLAVLSDNHLEVYKAQGKLENLKLELENKEFLNFGVSIAHTRWATHGKPSSINAHPHFTENLALVHNGIIENYASLKKELEAKGHVFLSQTDTEVIAHLLEETLKKESDLLKAFQKCISLLEGSYAILMLHKRAKESLFYAKSSSPLVVGKGQEGLFFASSLSVLATKVEQFVVLEENSVGQISLESFKDLKNIENMKDYAFDNEDNSKGNFRNYLEKEIYEQHSSLLECLEGRLEGLNVYCEIDPKFLENVSEITLCSCGSSYHASMASVYLFERLAKVRARAILASEYRYANFKANKNELFIAISQSGETADTLEALKLAKAQGLKTISLCNAPFSMMSRISDYTLLTRAGVERSVASTKAFSSQVMLLWLLSVYVGKQLGNISKEEEKLQAKSMLDSVNAMLVEPKLHEKIKRLSKRYLHGHGFFYIGRDVFYPLALEGALKLKEISYLHAEGYASAEMKHGPIALVDSNLFTIALLSKHLLFDKTKSNIEELSARDSTICVLSSEVLEIADDFIKLEKSESYMEEFFRTNLALQLLALEIAMRLNHDVDHPRNLAKSVTVE from the coding sequence ATGTGTGGGATTGTAGGTTATATAGGAAATAGTGAAAAAAAGCAAATCCTTTTAGAAGGCTTAAAAGAATTAGAATATAGGGGTTATGATAGTGCCGGTTTAGCGGTGTTGAGTGATAATCATTTAGAAGTGTATAAAGCTCAAGGAAAATTAGAAAATCTCAAATTAGAGCTTGAAAATAAAGAGTTTTTGAATTTTGGCGTAAGCATCGCTCACACAAGATGGGCGACCCATGGAAAGCCTAGTAGCATAAACGCTCATCCGCATTTCACAGAAAATTTAGCTTTAGTGCATAATGGGATTATTGAAAATTATGCGAGCTTAAAAAAAGAATTAGAAGCTAAAGGGCATGTGTTTTTAAGCCAAACAGATACTGAAGTCATCGCTCATTTATTAGAAGAAACGCTTAAAAAAGAGAGTGATTTATTGAAAGCCTTTCAAAAATGCATTAGTCTTTTAGAAGGGAGTTATGCAATCTTAATGCTCCATAAAAGAGCTAAAGAAAGTTTGTTTTATGCTAAATCTTCTTCGCCTTTAGTCGTGGGTAAGGGTCAAGAAGGGTTATTTTTTGCATCAAGTTTAAGCGTTCTAGCGACTAAAGTGGAGCAATTTGTAGTCTTAGAAGAAAATAGTGTGGGGCAAATTTCTTTAGAAAGTTTTAAAGATTTAAAAAATATTGAAAACATGAAAGACTACGCCTTTGATAATGAAGATAATTCTAAAGGTAATTTTAGAAATTATTTAGAAAAAGAGATTTATGAGCAACATAGCAGCCTATTAGAGTGCTTAGAAGGGCGTTTAGAAGGCTTGAATGTGTATTGTGAAATTGACCCTAAGTTTTTAGAAAATGTGAGTGAAATCACGCTGTGTTCTTGTGGGAGTAGCTACCATGCGAGTATGGCTAGTGTGTATTTATTTGAAAGATTAGCCAAAGTGAGAGCAAGAGCCATTTTAGCGAGCGAATACCGCTACGCTAACTTTAAGGCTAATAAAAACGAGCTTTTTATAGCGATTTCTCAAAGTGGCGAAACCGCTGATACTTTAGAAGCCTTAAAATTAGCCAAAGCTCAAGGGCTTAAAACCATTAGTTTGTGTAACGCCCCCTTTAGCATGATGAGTAGAATCAGTGATTACACTCTTTTAACTAGAGCAGGCGTAGAAAGAAGTGTGGCATCTACTAAGGCGTTTTCTTCACAAGTGATGCTTTTATGGCTCTTAAGCGTGTATGTAGGCAAACAACTTGGCAATATTTCTAAAGAAGAAGAAAAACTTCAAGCCAAGAGCATGCTAGATAGCGTGAATGCCATGCTAGTAGAGCCTAAATTGCATGAAAAAATCAAACGATTATCCAAACGCTATTTGCATGGGCATGGCTTTTTTTATATCGGGCGTGATGTGTTTTATCCGCTCGCTTTAGAAGGGGCGTTAAAACTTAAAGAAATTAGCTATTTACACGCTGAGGGGTATGCGAGTGCAGAAATGAAGCATGGGCCCATTGCATTAGTGGATTCTAATCTTTTTACGATTGCTTTATTATCTAAGCATTTGCTATTTGATAAAACTAAGAGTAATATTGAAGAATTAAGTGCAAGGGATTCTACCATTTGTGTGTTAAGCTCTGAAGTTTTAGAAATAGCTGATGATTTTATTAAGCTAGAAAAGAGTGAAAGTTATATGGAAGAATTTTTTCGCACTAATTTAGCGTTGCAACTTTTAGCCTTAGAAATTGCTATGCGACTAAATCACGATGTAGACCACCCTAGAAATCTAGCTAAAAGCGTAACGGTGGAGTAA
- the thyX gene encoding FAD-dependent thymidylate synthase, whose amino-acid sequence MEVICKHYTPLEIASQAIRTCWQSFEYSDDGGCKDKDLIHRVGNIFRHSSTLEHLFYNFEIKGLSRGALQELSRHRIASLSVKSSRYTLRELKDKESFLPINETNLARAKEFLVFVDNEKVNEMSVLALENLRVLLSVHNIKNDLAKYAMPESYKTHLAYSINARSLQNLLSLRSSNKALKEMQDLALGLFNALPKEHQYLFVDCLKQT is encoded by the coding sequence ATGGAAGTCATTTGTAAGCACTACACCCCTTTAGAAATAGCAAGTCAAGCGATTAGGACTTGCTGGCAAAGTTTTGAATACAGCGATGATGGGGGCTGTAAAGACAAGGATTTGATTCATAGAGTAGGGAATATCTTTAGGCATTCTTCCACTTTAGAGCATTTATTCTACAATTTTGAGATTAAGGGCTTAAGTAGGGGGGCGTTACAAGAACTAAGCCGTCATAGAATAGCGAGCTTAAGCGTAAAGTCAAGCCGTTATACTCTAAGAGAGCTTAAAGATAAAGAGAGTTTTTTACCCATAAATGAGACTAATCTAGCTAGGGCGAAAGAATTTTTAGTGTTTGTGGATAATGAGAAAGTTAATGAAATGAGCGTTCTAGCTTTAGAAAATCTAAGGGTTTTATTGAGCGTTCATAATATCAAAAACGATTTAGCCAAATACGCCATGCCTGAAAGCTATAAAACGCATTTAGCCTATAGCATTAACGCACGCTCTTTGCAAAATCTACTCTCTTTACGAAGTTCTAATAAAGCCTTAAAAGAAATGCAAGATTTAGCGCTAGGCTTATTTAATGCTTTACCAAAAGAACATCAATATTTGTTTGTTGATTGTTTGAAACAGACATGA
- a CDS encoding UvrD-helicase domain-containing protein, whose translation MTKEQEKIVFSQERLVLVNATAGSGKTTTLLKVMERNSDKKILYLCFNAALKSEMEQKTKQLSHVRVKTIHALAYQATKSFQYKERLGTLRPLHFREMLEENPKIDKNIRLLDYLDVKAGLSAKEILRFQGVLHKLLEFYKKSDLKTIVGYEKLLEYLLKRIEGDKNLPYSHAFYLKKFQLSEFILPFDLILIDEAQDLNGVMLGILKTQLEKNKSVRLILVGDSFQKIYSFMGCEDALETMYQFTKAPIYYLSQTFRCPKNISFVANQYLGFLNAPKLMFSQIENFNEKIEKDGFNENNCAFLARSNGSILKRLIEDYKREQKKYKLFSTNENLDLRKEFIDILDFYYFKYGFYDKISNKTFYANFNYLEDFIEYAQNSNDINARRLVEDVASIEKALDEIHLTIEEFLLNFKNPKHAHCVILSAHKSKGLEFDFVILENDFFDIERCLVDFLENYEDLNAFYQAKKCHKNYDVSNEDAKFYYEDLKPYFEVIFDNTPLKESLVMDLYQDRILKERFNKVFFGFYMVLDLEALALGLENKKPDYNPLRDIFKNRSIRVRNPLADELRLLYVAMTRAKKKLYLQGKYKIENPKKLQKELKEIVFKAQGFLNLQKEMKDY comes from the coding sequence ATGACAAAAGAGCAAGAAAAAATTGTTTTTTCACAAGAACGCTTAGTCTTAGTTAATGCTACTGCAGGCTCAGGCAAAACTACCACACTTTTAAAAGTTATGGAAAGAAATTCTGATAAAAAAATATTGTATTTGTGTTTTAATGCAGCATTAAAATCTGAAATGGAGCAAAAAACAAAGCAACTATCGCATGTTAGGGTTAAAACTATCCACGCTTTAGCTTATCAAGCCACTAAAAGCTTTCAATATAAAGAGCGTTTGGGGACTTTGCGACCCTTACATTTTAGAGAGATGCTAGAAGAAAACCCGAAAATTGACAAAAATATACGATTGTTAGATTATTTAGATGTTAAAGCAGGCTTAAGCGCTAAAGAAATATTACGCTTTCAAGGGGTATTGCACAAGCTTTTAGAGTTTTATAAAAAAAGTGATTTAAAAACCATCGTTGGGTATGAAAAGCTTTTAGAATATTTATTAAAACGCATAGAGGGTGATAAAAATCTTCCTTATTCACATGCTTTTTATTTAAAAAAGTTTCAATTGAGTGAATTTATTTTGCCCTTTGATTTGATTTTAATTGATGAGGCTCAAGATTTGAATGGTGTGATGCTTGGGATTTTAAAAACGCAATTAGAAAAAAATAAGAGCGTTCGTTTAATTTTGGTGGGAGATAGTTTTCAAAAAATCTATTCATTCATGGGTTGTGAAGATGCACTAGAGACGATGTATCAATTCACTAAAGCTCCTATTTATTATCTTTCACAAACTTTTAGATGTCCCAAAAATATTTCATTTGTGGCTAATCAATATTTAGGGTTTTTAAATGCCCCAAAGCTTATGTTTTCTCAAATAGAAAATTTTAATGAAAAAATAGAAAAAGATGGTTTTAATGAAAATAATTGTGCTTTTTTGGCCCGTTCTAATGGAAGCATTTTAAAACGCTTAATTGAAGACTATAAAAGAGAACAGAAAAAATACAAGCTTTTTTCTACAAATGAAAATTTAGATTTAAGAAAAGAATTTATTGATATTTTAGATTTTTATTACTTTAAATATGGATTTTATGACAAGATTTCTAATAAAACTTTTTATGCAAATTTTAACTATTTAGAAGATTTTATTGAATACGCTCAAAATAGTAATGATATTAATGCAAGAAGGCTTGTTGAAGATGTGGCTAGTATTGAAAAGGCTTTAGATGAAATCCATTTAACTATTGAAGAGTTTCTTTTAAATTTTAAAAACCCTAAACACGCTCATTGCGTGATTTTGAGCGCTCATAAATCTAAAGGTTTAGAATTTGACTTTGTGATTTTAGAAAACGATTTTTTTGATATTGAAAGATGTTTGGTGGATTTTTTAGAAAATTATGAAGATTTAAATGCTTTTTATCAGGCTAAAAAATGCCATAAAAATTATGATGTTAGTAATGAAGACGCAAAGTTTTATTATGAAGATTTAAAACCGTATTTTGAAGTGATTTTTGATAATACGCCATTAAAAGAGTCTTTAGTAATGGATTTATATCAAGATAGGATATTAAAAGAACGATTTAATAAGGTCTTTTTTGGTTTTTATATGGTTTTGGATTTAGAAGCCTTAGCTTTAGGTTTAGAAAATAAAAAACCAGATTATAACCCTTTAAGAGACATTTTTAAAAACCGCTCTATAAGAGTTAGAAACCCTTTAGCAGATGAATTACGCCTTTTATATGTGGCTATGACAAGAGCCAAAAAGAAGCTTTATCTACAAGGCAAATACAAGATTGAAAATCCTAAAAAATTGCAAAAAGAGTTAAAAGAAATTGTTTTTAAAGCTCAAGGTTTTTTAAATTTACAAAAAGAGATGAAGGATTATTAG
- a CDS encoding TIR domain-containing protein: MRHVFLSFHYKNDCWRVQQIRNMGVIESQRLFHANEWEDVKRKGDSAIQRWIDSNLHDCSCLIVLIGSQTANRKWVHYEIQQAIKQGKKLLGIYIHHLKNENGNKDEKGANPFDYIQADTRGILVTSPSPSNPYKDIKDNLECWIEKARPLRDNNPMTRF, translated from the coding sequence ATGAGACATGTTTTTTTGAGCTTTCACTATAAAAATGATTGTTGGCGTGTTCAGCAAATAAGGAACATGGGAGTTATTGAAAGTCAAAGACTATTTCATGCAAATGAGTGGGAGGATGTTAAGCGTAAAGGTGATTCAGCAATCCAAAGATGGATAGATAGCAACTTGCATGATTGTTCGTGTTTAATTGTATTAATTGGTTCACAAACAGCTAATAGAAAATGGGTTCATTATGAAATCCAACAAGCCATTAAACAAGGCAAAAAACTTCTAGGAATTTATATTCATCATCTTAAGAATGAGAATGGAAATAAAGATGAGAAAGGTGCAAATCCTTTTGATTATATTCAAGCAGATACAAGGGGTATTCTTGTTACAAGTCCAAGTCCATCTAATCCTTATAAAGACATCAAGGACAATTTAGAATGCTGGATAGAAAAAGCTAGACCTTTAAGAGACAATAACCCTATGACAAGATTTTGA